The Tamandua tetradactyla isolate mTamTet1 chromosome 6, mTamTet1.pri, whole genome shotgun sequence genome contains the following window.
ctatatttagccttcctatccatgaacagggaatgtctttccacctatttagatctccttggctttcttttagcaatattacgtagttttctgtgtacaagtccttaatGTCCCTGGGACATGTTGTTTTAATGCAAATTTTGGGTCCCACTTTGAACCTACTGAATCAGCATTTTTAGGGGCAACACCTGGGAATCTTGGGCTTTAAAAGGTCCCAGGAGTGTCTGATAACAGCCAGTGCTCCAATAGGCATTTGGGAAACACTGATCAAGACTATTTCTCAAGTTCTATCCTGACCTAAGCTTCTGTCACTAAAAATCTCAGAAGCAACTACAGGTGGTAAGTCAAAAATATACACTGCATAATCACGTTACTTTTTCCACATAATATAAAGCATACACTTCTTTCAGATGTTTATGCAAATCTCAGTTCCCCAccaccacattttaaaatgtctgagtccaatcagaaagaagaagaatACTAAAAATAGCTGTACATATAATCATTTCAAGACTTGTTAAAACATCCTTAACTGTGTGGTAAAAGGGGTATAGGACCCCAAGCCGGGCATCCTATAGAAATCTGTATTGACCAGATTAGTGAGGCAACAGCAAGAtagaatggaaagaagaaagatctgCAGCCAGAATAACTGATCTGAGTGTGAGTCTTATTTCTATCACTCATGAACTGTTTTAATCATGAGCCAATCATTTAACCTCTCCAAGCCTACCTAAAAATGAGTATAACATTTCATAGGTCTTCTGAGAAAAGTGAATGAGTTGATGCAAGTGAAAGTGCTATCTCCATGTCAAAGCACCATGCAAATGCTGAACAGCCCTCTCTCAGGTGGTTTGATAGCATAAGGGTTATTTAGGGATGCATGAAACTGTATGTGGATAACTGAACAAACAGCTTGTGACTGAGAAAGTAAAACACTGATATGTATTTGAATTTGGAAAGGTGGGTTCCTGGAAGATATGGCCTTAAACAAATTTCTATGCCAAACCATTTTCTCTCACTTTGCAATTTCACTCATGAGATAAACtactatttttctttgcatgctctatttaaaattattttcttgtagATTCTGCGGTTTTATATGTCACATGGACAAACTCAAAAATTCCTAATCTCAGCTATCTTTAGAATTAACTTTGGCATGGATAATTTTagcatgcaaatgttctaaaaaaacaATCACggtgacaaatacacaactatgtgatgatattgtgcatattaattgtacaccatgtgtagaATGCATGTGTacgaagatttctcaattaaaaaaaaagaatcattatattgaaagtTTACTTTATACTAGGCAATATAAACACAGTGAGTTGGTGAGTGGATTCTGGAGTTTGAATTCTAGCCCTACtctttactagctgtgtgatcttgaccATTTGACATAACCTTTGATtcggtttccttatctgtataataaaaaaataataacagtacctACCGTACTGGGTTGTTGTGCTGGTCAAATGAAATACTCCAGGCAAAGCTCAGACCATGGTGCATGGCACATAGTGagtgttcaataaattttaagtattGGAATAATAAATTAAGTTCTGCAACTGAGTTTCCCAATCTCCAGTAATGTTTCCTGGTCTCCAGAGAACTTCCCTTTTTGTTTTGGGTTATTTTCtcagacattttaaaagaaagtgttACACCACTGAGAATGGTGAAATGAAAAGGgctggaaatattaaaaaattaaaattaaaaatgatgagGTAGGGTTACAAGGGtcgttcagtagtagaattctctcctgccatgcaaaagatctgggttcgagtcctgacccatgcacttcccaaacaaataaacaagcaaataaacaaatgaagaaccaaatgaaacaaaaattcagaaaaatggtgttgcaataaggggatactcacatagaaaaagaatgaaatgtggcccccaccatgcagcaaacaaaggaaaaaaagatgggGACGAGGATCCAGTGCATACACATCTCCTTCAGTGCTGGACAGACAATAAATAGGTTCAACAATTGTGAAAAACAATCTGGCAGTAAAGACAAACATTTTCCTACTTTTTATCCAGTAAATAGAATAGAAATTCAATAGAAATGCATACATATGTGCATCAAAAATCAGGTAAAAGAAGATTCTTAACAACAtcatattagttatctattgctgtataaTAAATTACCCATATTctagtaacttaaaaaaatttttagttcCCAATTTCTGTGGATCAGGAGTCCAGTTGTGGCTTAGCTGCATGCAGGGATGGCTTTTCTATTAGGCCTAGTAGGAGCAGTATCTAGGGCCCACAGTCCTTTACAGTTCAATTTCCCTCTCCCAATAACTGAGAAGTgtaccttaaaaaaataaaaaataaaaaagatatatttatatatgtataaaggaGCCCTTGAAGACAAAAGTGGCTAGGACCCATGAAAGTTATaatgtggccttttctgggtGGTTCTGTCTCAAGGTCTCTCACAAGGTTACATTCAAGCTGCTGGCTGGGGATTTAGTCATCTGAAGACTCTACTTGGGGGAGGAATCACTTCCACACTCACTCAGGACGTTATTGGTAGGTGTCAGCTTCTTGCTAGCTGTTGGCTGGAGACCTCAGCTCTTCACTATGTGGTCCTGTCTGTAGATGCCTGAGTTCCTCATGACATGGCTTCCCCCTGAGTGAATAGTGAGTGAGAGAAGGAGTTGGGGGTGGCAGCAGTGAAAAAACCAAGATGAAAACCACAGGGTCTGTTCTAACGTAATACATGAAGTGACATACCTTCACTGCTGCCATATGTTATGGGTCACACCGACCAACCCTGGGGCCATGTGTGAGGGGACTACACAAGAGCCTAAACATCAGCTGGAGGGGATCATTCGGGACCACCTCGGAGGCCACCATTACCAATAGTTAGAAACTAGGAACTCTTCAAACGCATAACAGTAGAAAGGATAAATGATGGCATATCCAAACATCGGAACTCTATTCGGCAGCGAGAACGAACCATCCATAACTACATGCAACAGTATGTATGCACCCCACGGACGTAACAGCACacaaaagaagccaggcacaaaaagcATACACCATCCGATTCCATTTaaatatgtagaaaaataggTACAACTATTATCTATGTGTTAGAGGCCAGGATAGTGGTTATCCATGAGGGGATAGTGACAGGAGGTGAGAGAAGGGGGGCTTTGGGGTGCTGGTGATGTTCCCTTCATCATCTGGGTGCTGATTTTACagtttttgtgaaaattcattgagctgtAGACCTTTATctctatatattatattttaacaaaAGTTTTTCAAAAGTAGTTATCAGAATACACACCTTTATTGTCTCCTTCTCCTAAAGAGACATTCTGGAAATTATATCAATTATGGCAAAAGCTGGGATAGCAATAACATCAAGCTAATTTACTGGGCCCAGCCCTGGGCCTCCCTTGCTGAGAACATTGCTTGAGCCAGTCTCTTCACCGCCCTGGGCTGTGGTCTCCTTATCTGCTGTGCTTGTCCTCTAAACTACCACGAGGACTTAGCAGGCACAGTTGAATCCCATTACACACAGGACCAGGCCGTAAAGTCCAGGAGTAACATAAAAACCGAGTGTAAACAAAATTACCCTTCAAAGTTCTTTAAATAAGTCTTACGTTGCAGGACATCGGCTCTTGGAAACACAAAATGcaggaaacagaaatttaattttttctgcttcttttaagATTTCTGCCATAGTCTCCCCATCAGAGCCTTCATCCTACCCAGGGCAAGATTGGCTTGAATGGTGGAAGGTGATTGGGGCAACAAAAGGGATTTCTCACTCTCCTGATCCCTCTTTTTTGAGGGCACATAACTGACTTTCCATATTATACTTACTTTTATAATGACTCCAATGTAtgtgaaaacactttgaaaattataaaaatattaagggaATATAAATTATTACTCATCTGTGGAATAGGTCTTTTTTCCATATTACTTTGGACCTGGAAAGCCTTTGTAGAGACTGTCAAGGTTAAGCAAAGTGACTGATGTTAAAGCTAGTTAACCAAAGCAGGGGACTGCTTGATGGCTAATTATATGTTGGgacattaagaaaagaaagaaggtgaTATCAACATTAGATGTTATTATAAATAACAATTTTGTAATTCTGTAGTActttgaattttgccaaatgtaaataatttcttagaaattaaccatattttaaagatgaagctTAGCATCTCAAGGTCACTTGCCTAGCTTAACAGTAGAGCCAGGATTCATAATCAGACTTTCTAAGTCCAAAGTCATAATACTTACCAGGAGACGGGTATtatcttcttccctccctccgtTCCTTtatcctctctccctttctccctacctcctttcttttcttttttttctgagggGTGGGGGTCAAAGGAGACAGGTTTGAGGATTTGTAATCTGGTTCTCCTGGAGCCATCCTCTAGCCTCAGTCACCTGCACTGCCCACCAGACCTCCTTCCCTAGATTAGCCAAGATGGCATGGTCCTCTCTTGGGTCAGAGACACGTTGCATGGGGTGGGGTAAAAAGTTGTTCCTCTGTACTTTGAAACTCTTGAATTAATAGTCTCAAAAACTCTGGAGGACAGTCTGACAATACATGTTACCATTGTTTcaaataaatacatgtttttgaatagaaaaaaaaaagttgttcccCTGCACCCTGGGTGGTGTGGGGTTTAGGGCGAATCCTGCCAGGTGATAGAGCTGGCTTCTGATCCTCCAAATGTGGGACCAAGATATCTTTTTAATATGTTATGTGCAGGCATCAAGTAAATGCATGCACTTAACATGTGCTGATCTCTATACAATAGaaccatttgtaaaggcagctcttGCCCAAATTGAAACAAACAGTTTAAGATAATCTTTATGTAATGATTCAATCTGGGTTTATTCTTCTAGTGGGAGTCAGAATCATAATCACAGGATCATTGCACAGGATCATTTCTGTGCCTTCCGACTTTGCGGGGGTGTATACCGTTTGATATGACTGGAGGATCCCTAGACAGAATAACTCTAGCTAGCGATTGTGGAGTGTTTTCATGAGATGGAGAGTGGTGGGCTAAATGGAGGCTCTCCTCCAACTCTTCACATCTAGGAGAGCTATTGCTATCCTCAAATATGATCCCATTTCAATCATCACTATTTAAGCCACTCCATAGGATTTCGTTTGGGACTCAGGTAGCAGCATGAGGCCCCCTGGCGGCCTAAAGTAATCCATGCGCTTACTTTCCAAGCATTTTGAAAGGCAGGTGTGTTCGTTCAGGTCTGTGGCTAAAGATGTACAAAGGTGCTAAATATTCATCCAAACCTGGTGCTTAAAGCAGAAGCAGGGCAGAGTGGAATGACCtattttggtagaattgaaaACTGAATCATTTTCTTTTGCAATATTAGAATAAATAGGATATAACTCTGGATAAATTACTCACTTccggatttttccttcttttattcatttagcaaTAAGTACACTAATTGAGTACTTCCTGTGTGTAAGATATTTTATTAGACATTTTATTAGGCATCATATGGGAGCGAAAAACATAAGACACATCATACACTTTGAAGGAATTTTGGAAGGGGGATAAATCATTTATGCCCCCAACATGATAGAGAATGCAAGGTgccaaaaaagtcaattgtgatgataaaaagatatttgttccttccagcctccaatgttctggagcagctagaaggaaaaatctgagatgatggtatggcagcccatgacaaactctgggatctgtcctgcaactacttgtgaagagtgctttgaaaactattgctttgtgtatatattatacaacaaaaagttaaaagaagaaaatgcaaggtgtcattagaaaataaatgcataaagatGCACTGAAGGAGCAGTTATTTTCAGAGTAAAGGGAGGGCATACTATGAAGAGGTAACATTTAAGCTCCTGCTCTAATAAGAAGTAGGATTTGGATGCATTGAGATAGGAATGGAAAGGatgctttgggggggggggaggggaaaacAGAAGTGTGAACAGAAGTGTGAACAGACGTGGAGGCAGGAACACTAAAACCTGATTGGGGAATGGTGAATAGTCTGGTCTGGCTAACTCGTAAGGAGTATGGAGTGAGAATGAAAGCTGGATACATCTGTTTGGATCAGACTATGGAAAACCTTGATCATTTGGCTAAGAAATTTCTTCATAGAGCAATGGGGAACATTTGCATATCTCTGAATAGAAGAGGGACATGGTCATTACACAGACTCCCTCCTGTGGAAATAACACAATTCCACAATCTTCTCGCTTTTGGTGGAAAGAAGTGTCGGTTTGTAGGTGTTTAAGATCATCATGGGCTCCCCTACGGTAATCCACAGCTTGTAGACTTTCACCATTTGACCTTCAAAGCCAGGAGAAAGAAGGCACTTAAGGCTTTCTTTCCACTCACCAGATCTTCCTGAGCACCAGATTGTAGTCAGGACCAGCTCGCTTCTGCCATATTTCATCAGATTCCTGGGTAGAATGCTTTTCAATGAATGTGTTATGTTaagctttttttctgttttgtttttccaaactttAAGAAAAGCTGCACATCTAACTGTCCTGGTTCTAGTTTAAAATCACCTGGCTTAAATTACATGAACGAGGACTATCTCCATGTATGGTGGTAGTGATGGGGTAGAGTCCTAGCCGTGACAAACCTCAACATCCCCAGATGAATTCAGGCAGTAACCTAATTTGAACTCTACTAAAACTGCACTAAATAGTCTAAGCTtcggcacagtgcctggcatatgcaTAGTTGATGCTCAAAAATGTGTGTTAAGCAAATGTTTAAGGAATCAGtcaataaatatgtaaaacaCATTTAATCCCAGGCATTGATTTTGTAACTGTTAATGGCACAGCAATTCTTTAGAATGTAGCAATTGTAATTATACTACACTTCTGAGTCATGAAAAAATGATATGATGGGgtgtgcgagggtagttcagtagcaGACTTCTTACCTGCCGTGTGggtgacctgggttcaattcctggcccatgcacttcccccaaaaacaaacaaacaagcaaacaaccaaacaacaaaccaatcaaacacaaataatcaacaaatggtgctgcaataacgtgATACTCAcatgcatggaaaaagaatgagatgtgacctgctatacagcatacaaaaaaaaagaaaaaaaaaaaaagaaagtcttctAATTCGGCTAGAAAGAAGCAACATGCCCATTTGGTAGAAATATTGCGAGGTCATAAATGAAGCAAGGGAATGCAGGCAATTTGGAactacagtaaaaataaatacaacaaaacaaCCATTTAAGAGGTTTCAGCAGCGAtgagtatttattattttgaaggAAAGGTACATTAAACTTTTATATAAAAACCATCCAAAGTGCTATATTGGATTCTTTTCATAGTTATTTAATCACCCCACTGCCATGTCAGTCTCGTAGCCATTCCTTTCAGCCCCGCCTCTTCCCTTTTTCAGTTCTGACACACCACAGTCATCTAAAACTGTCCAatgttaaaacataaaaatattagttTAGTCTTTAAGATAAAGTACCACCAGTGATGAGTTactgaaagtgaaaataaaaacatgtcaaAAAATCAACTTACGAAAAAAAATTATCACAGAATTTCATAGAAATATGCAAAGTCTAAGGCAAGTTAGCCCTTCAGCAGAACAGCTTAATGACACAATTTCTTAAGAGTTTGAGTtaattatttacctttttttttttttttttgaggcaggTCTCCAATGCACCAGAACGTCTGATTGTTTTCCCGCCTTTTCTTAGCTGCTTCCCAAGGTGGACCAAATTATTACCAAATGCTGTACACCTACCATGACCCACCAAATAGTTAATGTAGAGAGAAGGCTGATTTTTCCGTCTTAGAAATAGCCCTAAGGGTTAAGTTTGTCATTAAAGAAGACCCAAGTTATTCCTCCGATGGGAGAACCCCTCCCACCCGCCTTCCCCGGGCCCTCCCCAGTCCTTCTCGCCTTCGCCGCTGCGCTGCCCGCTCCGCTCTCACGCGCGCGTGGAGAACCCGCCGACCACGTTAGACCAGGGTTCCCAGGCCGCACATCCCGTTTGGTCTCGTTCACTCTTAAACAAATAAGTTTCTCTGATTGGCCACCAGCGCCGTCTGACTCTCCCGTCTCTTGATTTTCTTGTTCCTCTGTCTCACTTTCCAGCACAAGGCGCTGGAGACTAGCAATAAGAGTCCGGACGACAGAAGGACCAGGCCGAAGATGGAGATGATGGAGCCGTGGGAATCGAAGCTGTAGGCCACGGCGGTGACCACCACCCCGGTGACGCAGACGAACACGGCGAAGGGGATGAGGCAGCGGTAGCAGGACAGCTCCGCACCCCCCGTGGCGGCCGTCAGCTGAATCTCACTCACCAGGGGAACCATGCTGACCACAACTTCACTGTTGGGGCTTTTCTCCACTGTCTCTGGCTTGGGAGATTTGGGGGTTTCTGGGAACTCCTTGATGGGCtcttcagtcattttttttttttacagtagtgTTTCCACTCTGGGTTCACAGACAAGCCCTAGAGGGTCTCACCGGGGCGGAAACTGTGGGAGGAGATAGGAGATGTTAGCCAAATGCATCAGAAAGAGCACTGCAACTAGAAGTAAAAGGCTGCAGCTTTTACAGAAGGCATGAATGCATGAGAAAATCAACgttcattattttctaatttgttgcatTCCCTTTGCATTGGGCAAAAAgcaagagaaagcagaaaaacatAAAGGGAAGATATAAAAACCAGGAAGTACTTACAGTGCTTAATAGACCCTGGCTGTCTACAAATATTTTACAAGCATTTCCATTTTGTCTATTGCTTCTCTTTCCTCTAGACACACAGAGAAGCCTGACTCCTGATCCAAAGATGGCTTCATTCCAGAGGAGAATAAGTCACAAACAGTGCTTCAGACAGTTAGTTCCCCATCTCAGAGCAACACAGCCCTCGTTGCTATGCCTGACGTACATTCTTTCCCAACCATCACTGCGTATGAAAGCAAAGTCAAGGCACACGGCCAGAGTCCGCGCGATATTATTCTCCATCAACTGACAGCTAACAAGTGTCTTTACGGTGGAACTGTTAAGCACAGTGCAACATGTGTCCTGGGACCTGTTCTTGCCCCCGCAGTGGGTGCTGGGCAGTTCTGCAAAACTTCAGAGACGATGAGGCTAGCACTTGTGATCTAAAATGTGGCAATATTCTTTGTACCATTtgaaaagggaaaacagaaaaaataaaataaaataaaagcaagaactTCATAGAATGTAATTTTGTGCTTTCTCATGTTAAAGGTCAGATCAATTCTTAAAGTATTAGCAGTCAATCCAAACATTTTCTATTAAACTCCACAAGTAATTTCAGTGACATCTGTACTATAACATGCTTAAGAATTCAGCATGCTaaattttcagtaaaattttttttctcatgctcTTATGTTAAAAGTTTTCTGtgatgcccctttccaaatgttttgaaaatttcaGGACAAAACCTGAGGCTCTCGATCAAATGCATTTGGTAGGAATACATCTAGCAAAAGTCAGCAAAAAATTCTTGCTTCCTACTCCGAGATGCAAGTCACTCTCTTTCATCCTTAAAAAGCAATCAAGCCGGCAAACAGTTGAGCAGTTGcagtcaccaaaaaaaaaaaaaaaaaaaaaaaaaaatttaaagtaagacATCTGAGACCATTTCAATTAGACTCATTCAAATATATTAGCCATCCACTCAAAACAAATTTAACCCCCAAATCAAACCTCACTGGTGCTTCACTGCTTGCGGTAGTCAAAATATTACTCTGTAGGCAACAAAATCGAATATGAGAGCTCCTCATACACATGTAAATTGTAATCACTAAACAACTTAATCACTGCTATTCAATAATAGGTCAGTAAAAAGATATTTGGAattatatctgaaaaaaaaaatcttcaacccAAAGCTGAAGCTTGGACAAACTTGAAAATGAAGGTCTATCCCTAACTACTTACACAAACCTCAGAGAGAGGCAGTCCATCACAAGGGAAATCACTTGAATTGGTAGAGAAGAAACAGCAATCCTTGAGTTTCTTCAGCCAACTTCTGAAAAGCCTGTATCAGCGTGCCTGTCAATAAAATGTCAGGACAGGAATCTCctgtaggaaaagaaaaatgataagaaTACTTCGGCTTGGTTTTGAATCCTGGAGctccttcttctttccctctACCTCTGTTCCTTAATGACTTAATGACACttgtctttccctccctctcttatTTTACTCCCTCCCCCTCTGGTTTGTCCctccctatcttttttttttcctcttagttCTTTTCCTTGCCAACACAGTCCTAGttttggcttctgccaactctgcTCAATGACATGATAAGTCAGACTCGTTCTACACAGCTTTTATTTCTCTCGCAGCATTTACTAAGCAGACTGCTTTGCATTACTCATTACTCATTTTTTCCCCAGCCAACCTCCAGACCTTCCTCCCACCCATCAGGCATTTTCATAAGAAAATCCCCGAGTCAGCGTTGCACACCCAGCTGAGGGGACAGAACCGAGGGGACAGACGCTCTTCGGCGGCAGCAACAGCTGTGAAGTCATCAGGCAGCTGAATTCAGCCTCCAAGCCAGCAAAACCCAGGTTCCTAGGTTTTTCCACTATTCCTTATTCATAGCCTGATGATCATCTGAAGCTTAAAATCCTCCTTGTTTGATGATAACTAGTTTAGGAATGAGGGTGGGAGATGCAAACATTTGTGCTTAAAGCAGTCATTTTGATTTAAACACGATCACTTACTACTTGTGCTAATAGGTGAGTAACTTTAGAAATGCTGaaatcatcatcaccaccatcatcatcgtcACTGCCATTTACAGAGCTTCTACTATGGGTGTGGCACATTAAGCAATGTATATGCATTAACTTAAATTCTCATTAGTTTATAGACGAGGAGGATGGAAGCTTAGAGCGGTTAAGTAACTTGACAGAggtcacaaaaaaagagagaaagccttGGTTTAAACTCCGGTTTTTAACAGGCACATAAATTACTCGGCGGAGCTTGTTAAATACAGATTCAAGCTCCCAGGCAAAGCCAATGCTGTGTTTCCTCTGACCACACTCTAAGAAGCCAAGTATTTTCAATATTCTAACATATATGACATGACATATTCTACTCCCAAACGAGAGAGCTAAAGGTCAATTTCTCACCTTCCAAATAACCTCATAGGTTCATGCTTCCAATCACACAAGCTATGTgaaattttaaagttctttaagTACATAAAGCCCCCATGGTCTTTTGAAGGTAAAAATGGAGATAATCCTGGAAAACTACTTTAAACTCCTCCC
Protein-coding sequences here:
- the TMEM100 gene encoding transmembrane protein 100, which codes for MTEEPIKEFPETPKSPKPETVEKSPNSEVVVSMVPLVSEIQLTAATGGAELSCYRCLIPFAVFVCVTGVVVTAVAYSFDSHGSIISIFGLVLLSSGLLLLVSSALCWKVRQRNKKIKRRESQTALVANQRNLFV